CGattagatttatttatttaaatttcgaGCCGAGAAATTCGgatcgatgtgtgtgtgcttaaaCATTAGTAAATAAAATCCATCCAGACACGACTATCTCCAAATCAAATCTCGAAGATGATAATTGCAGCAATGCAATTTTTGGAATGATTTTGTCAACAGAACATGTGACGATGTCACGAGTAAAGCTCTACTACTTGATCCGCTTCTATGGAAATCATAAAATTACTTTTAAAAGTATATTAAACAATTATTCCTCATAGCTACTGGGCCCCGCCTAAATAGCGGTGCACATTGATGCAAGCGAAACGGCTGAAAtagatcttttttttacagtaatCAAGTTGGATTTGAAGTCACCAAAATGTAGAGAGCAGCTGGGGCATGTCAACCTTGCATTCGATATAACGCTACGATGGATTCCTCCGAAAAGTACGACTACCAAGGAGAACAATGTACCCGATCCACAAGTGCACGGTAGCTCGATTGCCGAATATCTGCGAGCAGTGTGCCGACTGCAGGTTGAAAATGTGCCCGATGGTTATAAAAAGATAACACGAACCGAGGAATGCATTCCCCTGATCGACACCAGGAACCCATTTAAGGACGGTGAGCAAGCATACATTAGACAAGACCAACTGTTAGAGTACATAGGTGTACTTGCACTGGACTGTAACGCGGCTCCGATCGAATATGTTAGTAGTTACAGGCTCGACGagtgcaagaaaaaaacagacaccgTTACAATATTGCATCGCCAGGGTGTGATAACGCCGGAGGAGGCAGACGGCAGTATCATGCGGTTAGTGGAGTTAGTTGGTGAGTGTGATACTATTCCGTGGGTGGGAATGCATGTTCAAGGCTTCTCCTATACCCCAGTGGACCTTATCTATCGCGGTGATCAGGGAGTGTCTTTGAATCAGGACAGTGCTTATACGATGGTGATTACGAAACAAAGCATATTCTGGAGCAAATGTATATGATACAGTATGTCTCTGAGTTGCGCGATTTTCCAAATTTGACTGATCAAattgtcaaatcagtacaatttgcttcaagaattGCCCTATGTAGTgttaaacattaaattttagcTAGAACATTTAATTCGCTTAAAAGAAAGATCAGAATTTTCTACACGAATtgtgaaatttaaatgataagGTGTATAATAGTACTgatttcaaaccaaaaataCCGAGCAAACGAATGTATTTTAGctgaaaaacgtgaaatttgaCACACATGGATATttgagttacgcggattccttGCCCTGACTGTTTTGTGTCTAACTAAGCCTGAGCATGCCTAATTCTAATTGCTGAATTGCTAAAGACGTCGAAAGGCGACTGCGATCGTGGGATCGGTCTGGTTCTCACGGCAGCTCGGTCACGTTGGTACCACGCATGCCCTGGTGTCTCGTTTCGTACGCTGCAGTCCGGTGTCATCCGATGCTCCGCACGCCGTGTTGTCTGCGCGCTGCAGTCCAGTGTCATTCGATGCTCTGCAATGCAAGCAGGATTCGTCTGGTTGGTATGGCAGGTGCATTGGTGCTAACTGACTGTACAGCTTGTCCAACAAAGTGTCTGTttctatcttcttcttctcatttCCGTAACGAAGTAGCTGTATAATCTTTCTTATAGTATGATTGTTCTTTATCTGCAATTTGCAAATAGGCATCATTTGATCGTCTATTCTCCGAGCATTCGAGTGTCCGAAAGTTGGTGACAAAGTTtcgtatgaaaaaaaaaaaaaaaatggaagagtTGTGTATTCAAACTGCAAACCTGCAAACCGCTGCTACTACTGTTTTAGAAGCCGTTTCTACATTTTTGAACCTATCTAAATAGTCATCAACATAATGATGTTAATAATAGCGAATAATAGAAGctaaaaatcattattttaagTAGGTACTGTATCTACGAATTCCAAGGCGTGAATTTAAGGATATTCCTTCATTGATTGTTGCTGCGTCGAAAACCAATCTTGGTTTTGGATGAGGTTTATTGTAGTTTACTACCGAAAAGAGTGgtatataattaaaattttcgtTTAATTCAAGAGACTCTTTCGGAGTTGCTTTCCGAGCATAGCTTTTTTGAATGTaggattttatttcattatcatACCAAGTTTTAAGTGCATGCATTCTTCATTTATGCGTTGGTGTTTTGCCTGTCGACGTGAGGCCTGTTGCCTAACTTCTACATATTTTGCTCGGAGGGGAGGTTGGATCATCAATCCCATGAGGACCCGACCAGCTCGAGCATTTCATCGCCTCATTTTGGTCCTTGGTTGGACAGGCGTCTGTAATGTGTTGACCCGCCCAACGAGCGCAACATGGTTGGATGTTGCAGTGGCGCGTACCATGGCCGAAGTCTTGGCATCGATGGCATTGCGTTGGACCCTTCTTACCTCCACGATATGCCTCCCACCGTATGATGACTTGCTGTATGGTTCGGGCCGCCTCTAGCTTTTTCAGGGAGCAAATCCCACGTTTGAAGTGTACTAGATACAATCTGGAGTGTATTGTATCGATGCGCTGTTTAATTTCCAAGTCCTTCAAAACTTCGAGTTGGTAGCGTCCCCGAAGTTCCTCCACTATTTCGGAGATATCAATTTCTGGGAGTCCGCGCAGCACAGCCTTGAACAGGGTGGTCTTGTTTCGCATCATGGCTTAAAAATTCCGCTTTTTGCTCATGCATGTATTTTACTACGCCATCATATTCAGCCCTGGAGCGAGTGACAATGGATGTGC
The Anopheles arabiensis isolate DONGOLA chromosome X, AaraD3, whole genome shotgun sequence DNA segment above includes these coding regions:
- the LOC120906794 gene encoding ribonuclease P protein subunit p40-like, producing the protein MLCPEIWKFPTPACKITHIEKPNWCQKTCQQRTEILALLQPIRMISVVIPANKPNCLRELESNLSVNSSLLFRVRQLPLIELLKNEFVEAFVKRGTLYAVSTNINLESGGCLVITPQGELEMSLSRETYQMVKGNLDDSVISKRGDMVVIKLDLKSPKCREQLGHVNLAFDITLRWIPPKSTTTKENNVPDPQVHGSSIAEYLRAVCRLQVENVPDGYKKITRTEECIPLIDTRNPFKDGEQAYIRQDQLLEYIGVLALDCNAAPIEYVSSYRLDECKKKTDTVTILHRQGVITPEEADGSIMRLVELVGECDTIPWVGMHVQGFSYTPVDLIYRGDQGVSLNQDSAYTMVITKQSIFWSKCI